One Frankiaceae bacterium genomic window, CGAAGAAGTGCTCGCGGATGTACGCCCCCGACTCGACCGAGTAGGTCTGGAACTGGCCATCGGGGGTGGTGTTCATCCGGTTGACGAGCACGCCGTCCACGTCGCGCGCGAGCAGCGGGTCCCAGTCGCGGCCCCAGACGACCTTGATGACGTTCCACCCGGCGCCGCGGAAGAACGACTCGAGCTCCTGGATGACCTTGCCGTTGCCGCGGACGGGGCCGTCGAGGCGCTGGAGGTTGCAGTTGACGACGAAGATGAGGTTGTCGAGCTCCTCGCGCGCCGCGACGCCGATGGCGCCCAACGACTCGGGCTCGTCCATCTCGCCGTCGCCGAGGAAGCACCACACGCGGGAGCGGGACGTGTCCTTGATGCGGCGGGCATGCAGGTAGCGGTTGAACCGCGCCTGGTAGATCGCGCCGATCGCCCCGAGGCCCATCGAGACGGTCGGGAACTCCCAGAAGTCCGGCATGAGCCGCGGGTGCGGGTACGACGGCAGGCCGCCGGGCTTCGACTCCTGCCGGAACGCGTCGAGCTGCGCCTCCGTCAGCCGCCCCTCCAGGAACGCGCGCGCGTAGATCCCCGGCGAGCCGTGGCCCTGGATGAAGACCTGGTCACCCGACTCCCCGCCCTCCTTGCCGCGGAAGAAGTGGTTGAAGCCCACCTCGTACAGGCTCGCGCTGGAGGCGTACGTCGCGATGTGCCCGCCCACCCCGAGACCGGGCCGGTTGGCGCGGCTCACCATGACGGCGGCGTTCCAGCGGATGTACGCCCTGATACGGCGCTCGACGTACTCGTCGCCCGGGAACCACGGCTCCTCGTCCGGCGGGATCGTGTTGATGTAGTCGGTGCTCGTCAGGCTCGGCACGCCGATGGCCTGCTGGCGGGCTCTCGCGAGGAGGCGGAGGAGCAGGTAGCGCGCGCGGGTGCGGCCCTGCTCGTTGACGACGGCGTCGAGTGACTCGAGCCACTCGGCCGTCTCCGCGGGGTCGGTGTCCGGGAGCTGGCTGGGCAGCCCGTCCGTGATGATCCCCTGTCGCGTGCTCTCCGCCACGTTGCGCACTCCTCGCTGGTGCAGCTCTCCCCTACGTCACCCATCCTCGCACTGCCGTGTGACAAGTTTCTGTCTCTGGTCGGCGCGGGCTGCCGGTGCCGCTAGTTCCGCAAGCTCCCTTAGTCGCGGCACCGGCAGCCCGCACCGCCCTCTTCCGCTCTTCCCTTCCCGGCGTGCTATTGGTGATGCATGAAGACCTCCGTCCAGCGGGTCCGCTCTGGCGGCTCGCCCGCTGTCGTGGATCTCACCCCCTCTGCTGCCGCCTTCGTCGAGGGGGAGGGGGATGGGTTGCTGAACGTGTTCGTGCCGCATGCCACCGCCGGGGTGGCGCTGATGGAGACCGGATCGGGCAGCGAACCTGACCTGGCTGGAGCGATCGACCGACTGTTGCCGGCCGAGGACAT contains:
- a CDS encoding YjbQ family protein, with product MKTSVQRVRSGGSPAVVDLTPSAAAFVEGEGDGLLNVFVPHATAGVALMETGSGSEPDLAGAIDRLLPAED